The sequence below is a genomic window from Methanosarcinales archaeon.
AAATTGGCAAAGAATTACCATTTTACAACGGTGCCGACCCAGAAGAGGTTGTTAAAATGTTTGAAGAAGCAGGACTGGGGAATATTTCTGTGCGAAATTTCGAAAAAATGACTTTAGTAAAAGGGGAAAAATTGTGAGCGAGAAATATTTCAGATCAGATAATGAGCAATGATAATAGACTCTATAATTCGTGCACTCGAACTTTGGATAATTGCACTTCCTTTTACGATCGTTGGTATATTATTAGCAAGTATTGCCATTGAATACAGAATATTTAATAGACTATCCCCATTACTAAAACCGATATTAGAAAGGGCACATTTTAGTTCAGGGTCAGGACTTGCTTTTATAACAGCATTTGGTTCGCCAATCGCGGCAACAGCGATGGTGGCTGAACTTTATACCGAGAAAAAAATAGACCAAAAGGAGGCTTTGTTAGCGACTGTGGCAACTTGGTTTCCGCAGACAATTTATGAAACTGTTGCTCATTTGTCTCCTATAATACCGCTGCTGGGAATAGTTGGTATTATATATATATGTCTATTTGTATCGAATGGAATAATAGTGGCAATATTGATGTTTATCATTGGTGGAAGATTGTTAACCGAAAAGAACTACGAATTTGTCAACAATTATGAAAGGATAATCTTTAGGACGGCGATTAAAAATAGCGCAAAAAGTTCGATAAGTCTTTTAAGACGACTTATGATTATAGGGCTCCCGGTAAGCATTGTAGCTATTACTCTTATTGATTTTGGAATATTTGATGCACTGCCAATATATCTCGGTTGGTTGCCTTTACCTCCCGAAGCACTGGCTATAATACCATTACAAATTGCAAACTCTATGGCGGCATACGTCACACTTGCAGATTTAATGAGAACAGGAACTTTAGATTTCAAGTCAACATTATTGACTTTACTGGTTGCAAATGTTTTTACGAGCTTGCGATATCTTTTTGGACATAGACTACCATATTACGTTGGAATTTTTGGAACTGCAGTAGGTATGAAGATAATATCAGTGATTGCAACATTGCGGCTCGGACTGACTTGTTTGATGATATTTGCTGTGATATTGTTTTTATGAAACTATGTTCAACCGCTGTATCAGCTAACAAGAAATGAGAGAGACATAGTCTATTTGATATGATGTGGACATACTATTGAAGGCTCCCTGATAATCCATCAACCTGCATTCCCATGTTGCTGTATCATGGAGATGGCCACCTAATCATATATTCTTATATCGTGCTACACACTCTTCGTACATTTCTAATTGAAATAATTTCATTGATAGTATTCACATTTGACGTGAATAATAAATGAGACGATAAGATAGTTTAAAAGTGGTTCTTTAATCGTTACCGGATTTCTTGTGAACATTGATTCCACAATCACAAAACAAAACATTTATTAAACAATAATTAACACGTTAATTTAAATTGGTATGAAATTGTGTGAACTTGAATTCCCATCGTAACACCGAAATCAACATTAGCTACTTCAGCCGCTGACTATGCATGTTGATTTTAGCAATTATTATCAGGAGGAATATTAAATGACAGATGAAAATATACCAGATGTTGTGCGCGGGCATGAGATCTGGCTTGAACACGATATGCAGCATGTGCATGTAGGAGAAACGGTTGAATGTAAAGTGCTCTTCGGGCATAACATGGCAATCGATGGATTAGCAGATATCAAAGGCGTGAAAGCGGCTGTTTTTGATCCGGTAAACAAGAAACATGATCTCACAGTAGACTCAGGGGATGGTTGCCTTATTGTAAGATTTGATCCGGTTCTCGATGGCTATCACACTGTTGCGCTTGAATATGATGCCGGGATATATACAGTCACGGATGAGGGATGGCATAAAGGTCCGAAGAGCGATTACGAGAACGTGAAAAGCAGCGGTTATTACTACCAGTATGCCAGGACCATCATCTCTGGACATGGATCGAAAGATCTTAATCCGG
It includes:
- a CDS encoding DUF4198 domain-containing protein, with amino-acid sequence MTDENIPDVVRGHEIWLEHDMQHVHVGETVECKVLFGHNMAIDGLADIKGVKAAVFDPVNKKHDLTVDSGDGCLIVRFDPVLDGYHTVALEYDAGIYTVTDEGWHKGPKSDYENVKSSGYYYQYARTIISGHGSKDLNP